AAGTAAAGGAATAAAATAGTTAATTTTCCCCAGCTGGGTGATATCAGAACCACGGTGTCCTTGTCTAAGAGCTGGTACGACGCGGGGAAACGGCGCACGAGAGAGCGCATCATAATAATGCGAGTTTCGTGCAGCATCCACGCCACAGAAGACGCCTCGAGAGCAAGTGTGACagcaaatggatttttttttttaattattaataaTTTCTGTGAGAGAAGTGACCTCCCCAGCCAGACGGCTATTCATTCTATATGATATATCGTAAAGTAAAAaattgagtttgttttttttatgagtCTAAAATAAACTTTATAAACTTAACATTTTGCTTGCtaaacattgttgtgttgttttttttttaactgcatgcATATTTGCAAAATGAGACCAGCAGGCAGGGGTGCGCCTCCCGTTGCACATCTCCGCAACACCGCGAGGCGCTGACAGGACGAGGATGAGAAAAGCAACTTTTTCACATATCTATAAAACGGAGAGACCGAGAACGGCGACAAAGTGAAAGCCGAGCAAACGTGCACATTTCACGCGTCTCCGCCGCAGCAGCTTAATTACACAACAAACAGTTTAGCCGCGTCGTTGCTGCTGTGCAAACACCAAGACCTGTCACAGACATCTGACGGGTGTCAGTGTTCTGACTGCACAGCAAAGAGTGCACAAGGCTGCTGCACAAGGCTGCTGCACAAGGCTGCTGCACAAGGCTGCTAATTCCAGCTGGGCTGTGCTCTCGAACATGCGGAGCAATTCAAATCAGATTGCAAATCAACAAATGTGGCTTGTTTTgaggtggtgggggtgggtggggtggggtgggggggggttgttgtggttttttgTCTTTAAAGAGAGACAGTTTTTAATTCTCTCTTGATTTCACAGTTATCGGATTCAATCAGGCTCTCCAAGTTGATTAGCCTGGTTAACCTTTGCTCCCGGACAAGTCTGCAAGGGTTAATCAGGCCAGGAACTCCCGAGACCCCCGGCTTACGTGGAGGATCCCTCTATCTCCACCTTGAAGGAACAGATCAGATTCAAACCAACTTTTATCTAAATGGCCCCTTTTCTCAACCAGTGTATTAGGGTTCACATTACTTTCCCCCCATCCTCTTTCCCCATCCCAATGCATGCACAACAAACCCCTCtggaaaaataaatataaatcaataaatacatacatatatataaatacatacatacatacatacacacatacataaatacatacatatatatatataaatatatatatagtataatatatatcacatatacatacatatatacatatatacatatatataatataatacatatatttatttatatatatcacacacatatatatatatatacacacatatatatatatacacacacatatatgtatatatatatatatgtgtgtgtatatatatatgcatttttttaaattttgttatttatttatttaattataaATGCAAAGAAGGCCTGGTTTGTGGCTCGGTGAGCTATATTTTGTGAGCTGGCTGTATTTGTGTGGCCCATACGTACCATGACGGGTAGTCCAGCCTACATGCGGACTAGCAGGGCTGGACTAACGGAGCAACGCGAGGTGAGGAAAGGAATGACCAGTCCCACACTTCACCTCccacatgactgactgactgacagcggCCTTTCTTCTTCTCGGCACGGCCGTAAATCTCAGCTATCATCCAGAATattcaccatccatccatcgatcggTTTAACTGCACTTACCCCAGTCACAACACACATCTGCAGCCCCCCGCGCGCGTGCTCTGTTTTACTAACAATAATAACGCGATTAAGTCTTTTCTCTCTTTGCCCGCGCACGAGAAATCGTTAGAGAGCCAGCAGGGTGTGTGCGGGCGCTTGCGCTTGCGCGCGTGTGATCAGTAAATATTTAGTGCGGACGACATCCTCCGTCTCGTCTTAATCGATACTGGTCCCGCTGTGCCCTGCGTGGCTGGCTGAgcctatgcatgcatgcatgtatatatatatatatatatatatatatgtgtgtgtgtgtatatatatatgtatgtgtatatatatatgtgtatatatatgtgtgtatatatatacacgtgtgtatatatacatatatgtatatatatatacacacatatatatatatatgtatatatatatacacacacgtgtatatatatacatatatgtatatatacacacacacatatatacacacacacatatatatatatatacacacacacatatatatatacataattatacatatatgtatatacatgtgtgcCTCCTCTGCCTTTGagggaaggaggaaaaaaaaacaaaacaactgaaCTTATAGGGCACGTGACCCCGGAAAAACAAAAGTTAATTTTCATAGTTTTAGGCGCAAATGCGTCACGTGCCATTTTCGGATATTAACACGCTAATTGTAAAAACGCAGCTCAGATTGAATCCAGCGTTGGCCCGCACGAGTTTaaaggggttgttgttgttgtttgttgttgttgttgttgttgttggcctTCTCCCTCGTCCTGTCTGTTCATTCCCAAGCACTTTAGTCTGCGGAAGGAAACACAATtatgttgcttttgttttgttttgttttgttttgttttgtcagcGCACACTTTCATTATGAACTAATTGCTAATAAAATTGcgggatgataataataataataataataataataattatgatccTACTTGTAACGgcgacagtaataataataataatccctcTTCTTCGGGGTTCTCTCCAGTTTGGGCTGCACGCGCGCGGAGCCATTTATGTCCCGCAAGACGCGCCTCGAGGCGGGTTATTATCCATAACTCCGCCACTTCCGAGTGTCTCGCGCGCAATCGCGGCGTAAAGCGTAATAACGCATtataaagcccccccccaccccccaaatgcATGCTCGCCATACTTAAAGACAGGTGTCTATCCTGGCTGCCTCccgtctctcccccctctctcccccctctgtagCCGAGGGGGGAGGCGTGCGGGACGGCTTCTGTGGGTGCAGGCTGCACCGGCGCCGCGCCTACCGGATCAGCTCCAGTCCGGGGGATCCGCTCGGGACCATGCGCCAGCCCACACGTCCCGGTTCTCGCCGCGCTGCGCGTGAGACGGCGCTTCGGCTGTACGTCACCGCTCGCTGTAAAAGTTTCGGCCTGAGCAGATTATTGGGTTCTGTAATAAACAGGGCTGTGTTTGATTCCCGCCtgttggagagaaaaagaaagaaacaaggaAAGAAGCCGCGGCGGGTTGAGTGTGAGCGGTGTGTGCAGAGAGAGAAGACTAAATATATCCGGTATAGCAGACACAGGAGATGCATCACGCTCCGGACGAGTCTGCAGCTTATGCGTTTGGTAGGTTttctggttttttttgggggggtgattTGTTGTTAAGAATACACCGCCTCCGAGGCTGCGTCCTCCACCCTTCGCCTCCACATCTCTCTCCGGTAACTTGATGGACGCATGTTTGCAGAGCGGCTCGGACAGGaggtagggtagggtagggtcGAGTAGGGTAGGGTCgggtagggtagggtagggtaaGGTAGGGTCGGGTAGGGTGCATGTGTATAGTAATCTATACATTAACACAGCGGCTCGCGAGGCGAAGTCTACCCCCCTGCAAGATGACGCACAAAGCCGGGCGCCGGGACGCTGCTGGTTTCACCTGGACCCGAAGTGTTTAAGATGCATACTCACCGCGGCAGGGTGGACTAGTCGGCTGCTTTATTTACAGACTGTCAGGATCCGGATCTGCACATAAACCCGACACCGCGCTCGTGCTAAGCAAAACCTCGTAGCCTAATTTGCttggaaggagaagaagaagaagcagaagcagaagaagaagaagggaaaaagtCCAAACACTACTACAAAATGTAGATCCGATTTTGGCAGCGCCCCAACGCCGCCCCGTCCGGGTCGCGCCGAGCCCGATTTAAACAAACCGGCGTCCGTTTAAAACGGGGGGCTCGTTACTTTGGGCGACGCGCGAGACAGCGGACTGAAGCGGTTTCCGTGTCCGATGGCTCCTCTAAGTCGAATCTTATTCGAGGCAAAGGATTTCATACGCTAGGGGGCGCCCATATACTGTAGTACGCCCTGGGATGGAAGTGcacgccgctctctctctctctctctctctctctctctctcgcttgctcgctcgcgcgcgcgcgcgcgccccccAAAGTGTGGGCCATAGGTTGCCCCGTTTAGCTCCATGAAGTTTTACCTGAAGTTCATCCGCTGCAGCCCCTGCAGAGGTGCTGCAGCCCTGCAACTAGAAgactcctttcttcttcttcttcttttgctttTTTACAATCCCATTTTTGCACgacctcctccacctccacctccacctttcCCCGGTGTCAGAAACTCCACGCCACGTTAAATGTAAGCCGGGACCCGACGAGAAACCTGCATGCACCGCAGCCACGTGACGTTGCGTGTGATGCTCAGAACGGTCCGCATGCACGTCCAAATTCAGCCTCGCTGGACCACAGCACGTGGCCCTTTGACCTCGGCTGACATGTTTAAAAGCAGCCCCTAAATTAAGCGATTTGTCAACGGGCGCTTTGGCCAATGCAGACCAAGCACTGGCTTTGGGGTTGGGATGTGCCGCTCCTGACCCAGTGGGTAATACACGTCCGAGTCTCGCCGAGCCTGATACCGGCGCACCGGTGGTGGTTTTTTAGCAGCCCACGAAAACACAAGAGATGTGAATTGTGGTTTAACGCAGAAAACGGTGAAATCAGCAGCAGCAAAGCGTTTCATTAGCCAGCGTCGGGGGTGCACAAACGAGTTGCGGGGGGGGCAGCAAAAGGTGGACCTGCGGACGGAACCCATTGTTGTCACGGTGCAGCCCAGCGACCGGGTCCGTTCGGGGTTCGACGTGGTGATAAAATGACGGACCACACGTGTCCCTGTTGTGCATTTATTACAAACAGACTAGATTACTGTTGGCACAATATACCCACGTGccccacattattattattattattattattattatttttctccaggAGACTGGGTTCAGAAGTTTATCGACGCGTGCCTCCGCGCGCCCAAAGGTTCAAAATAAGGGCACGCCGGACACGTCTGTGTGGGATATGTCAAGACCGGGTGTTATTATATCtctcatatatacacacaaaacaaaaaaacaacacacaaaacaaaaaaatacaaaaaaaacccccaaatctCTCAGAATATCTCAGATTGTCAGCGTGTTCGTGTTCCTGGACACGACCACGAAATTATTTCATACGCACGTTTCGGCCGCTTGCCCAGACGTGCACACAAGCCTACACGGGCCGggctttttaatttttattttattctcccTAAATGGGGAATAAAATCATTTCCCTTCCCGAAATTCGTCTCTTTTTAGGACCgagcgcccccccctcccctcctcctcctcctccctcccctcgACCCCTATCCTCGCTCTGGCAAGACACCAAGTAGCACAAGTGCCGACTAGCCAATGGGGTTCAGGGGGCGGTCCACGAGCTCTGACCAGTCAAACACACTCACTTTCCTTATATGGCAGACGGTCGCCATGGCAACGTGTGCTAAGTTGCAGCAGTCGTGTCAAAGTTCACTATATAGAGAGCTCAGTGAGCTGATCAGAGAGAAAGCATTCTGCCAGCCGGGCTCCTACCAATCGCAAATCACTTCCTAACCTCCGCCTTTTTTAACATATTTGATCAACTTTGATTCACTATTCTTCTTTCctattatatttttttttcttctcctcccgCAGCAACGAAGGAGCccctattttttttttcccctcttctttcCGCGGGTTGTGATCTTTTTGTTTTAGACGCGCTCGGCTGTGTTTCGGGGGAGAGAGAGTTCCGCCTGTTCCCGTTTGCACCCTCCACAAACGCCGGCTGCAGCGGCGCGCCGTGCCGGCGCCACCTCGCCAGAAGACAAGGGGACGGACGACACGCGtgctacatatacatatacatatatatatatatgtatatttttttgGTGTTGTTATTTTGTTGAACACACCAGCTGGTGATTTTCCTCTCGAGACCTGCACTGGAACTTGTCGGTAGCCGCTGGGGCGCTTCGCCGAGTGCTTTaatgccgccgctgccgccgctgctgccgctgctgccactGCATCGTCTACCAACTTGCTCGAGCGCCTGCTGACCGACCACACGCCGCTACCTCGCGCCCCCCGTCACAGCAGCGCTCaagccccgccgccgccgccgccgcagctcCTCCGCGCTGATGGGTGTGCTGGATGGCTGCCTGTAGGCGCCCCTGGACTTGGCCTTTAAGCGCAAGGCAGCGACTCAGCTCGCCGTCGCCTCGGTGGTGAAGCCGCGCTTCCTCCGGCGAACAGCAGCGGTATAAACCCCCGacttttcttgggggggggtggtggtggtggtgtggtgtggaagaagaaggagaagaagaaggagaaccgACCCGGCGTGGATTCAAACGCAGACCAGACGTGACATTTGTGTGCTCTCGACCCGGCGGGCAAGGCAAGCCCCTCTCTGCGTTCCCCGAgacagattcacacacacacacacacacacacacacacacaccacccccctcctcctcctcctcctcccttctctctcctcccctccccgcaCCGCGAACAACCAAAACGGCAGACAAAAAAGTTTCTTTACGTTGACTGATAGATATGGCAATGGTAGTGTGGAGAGGCTCCCAGGACGATGTGGCCGACACCCAAGGCGCCCTTTCCTCGCAGACCCAAGGAGGACTATCTCTGCCGACCCCTCAGCCGGGCCAGTTGAATCTGACAGCCTCTCAGGTCGCCCCTCCGACCCCCCAGACGCCCGTGCAGGGACCCCCGAACAACACGCAGTCCACGCCGACGAGCCAGACGACGCAGCAGTCGGAGAAGCAGCCGCAGCACATCGAGTGCGTGGTGTGCGGGGACAAGTCCAGCGGCAAGCACTACGGCCAGTTCACGTGCGAGGGCTGCAAGAGCTTCTTCAAGCGGAGCGTGCGGCGGAACCTCACCTACACGTGCCGCGCCAACCGGAATTGCCCGATCGATCAGCACCACCGCAATCAGTGTCAGTACTGCCGCCTCAAGAAATGCCTCAAAGTCGGCATGAGACGGGAAGGTATTGGGATTTTTGGTTTTCTTGTCTGTACGTGTGtagaggcgcgcgcgcgcgcgcgcgtgcgagcgagcgagcgcgagagagggagagagaaacgtctctctccctctctcccgactctctctccccccttcgctTCCGAGGCTGCGCGACCGAGGCTCGCCGCACAGCCGCCGCGCTACCGGAGGACCCTCGCTTTTAGCGTCGGCTTATTGCGTTCACTGATCCGCCAGCCAGCCCCTAAAAAAAGCGCATCACATGTCGGTTTTGCTAGCGAGAcctccacccacacccacccacccacccaccgcaCCGCCACAGCCCGATAGGCATCTcgcgcggcggcggcggtggtggtggtggtggtggaggctcCGCGGTATTATGGCGacacaagagagggagagaagcgtGTTCGGGGCTACGTCCCCACGCCGATCCCCGTGctgcctgtctctcccccctccccgccTAGCTGTCCGCCCTGACCGGCGCACGTTCGCTCTCCCCCAATAACCCTACGCGTCATTGTGCATGTCGGTAAATaaggccttcttcttcttcttcttcttgttttgcagcgtaaaaaaaaaaagaagctgcacGACTCGCCGAgtgggttaagggttaaacatgCGAGGTCTGCCTTGCCCTCTTTGTGTTGCTGTGCAGCCGGCTCGCGTTGCTCCCCCCCCGAACAACAACACCACgttaaggacacacacacagacacacacatgcacgccttTAACGTCCCAAAATCTGTGCCCTGCTAGCCACGCAGCGTCGCTTTTACAACCCCCCGGATCCTCGTCCTGCAAAATTATATCCCTGCAAACCatctcccccccaccaccaccaccaccaccaccttcctcGCAACGATAGCAAAAAAATAATGTCCAAAATGTATTATTTGTTTCTTAAATTTCCAAACAGCCACCTCTCGCATTGTCCACACAGTGTGTGTTATTCGGCGGTAGTGTGTGTCTGCCTCTGGTAGCACGCGGGGCCCGGGCGTGCGTTTGTGCAGTCTGAATGAACATGTCATGCTTTGCAGAATTCAGGCATCAATATCTGTAGTTTCTCTTTTTACTGCAGCCGTGCAAAGGGGACGGATGCCACCCACGCAGCCGCACCACGGCCAGTTCGCCTTGACAAACGGGGACCCGCTGCACTGCCATTCCTACTTATCCGGATATATCTCTCTTCTGCTGAGAGCCGAGCCCTACCCGACGTCCCGCTATGGCAGCCAGTGCATGCAGCCCAACAACATCATGGGCATCGAGAACATTTGCGAACTTGCGGCCCGGATGCTCTTCAGCGCCGTGGAGTGGGCCAGGAATATCCCCTTCTTCCCAGACCTGCAAATCACCGACCAGGTGGCCCTGCTGAGGCTGACGTGGAGCGAGCTGTTTGTGCTCAACGCGGCGCAGTGCTCCATGCCTCTGCACGTGGCCCCCCTCCTGGCGGCCGCCGGCCTCCACGCGTCCCCCATGTCCGCCGACAGAGTGGTGGCCTTTATGGACCACATACGGATCTTCCAGGAGCAAGTGGAGAAGCTCAAAGCGTTGCACGTCGACTCCGCCGAGTACAGCTGCCTAAAGGCCATCGTGCTCTTCACCACAGGTAAGGCAGCGGCGCAGTTGAAGCTAAACCTAAACGGTGTGAATTACAGTTCACGacaccctccccccccacccacccaccccacccccccaaaacttAACATCTGTGACCCCAAATATAACGGCACTCGACAGGGGGTTTTGCAGCCGACCGCACGGGCCCTCCACCGGACTGTTTACTCGCGGCGCCGTGGTTAGGCCACGCAGCCAGAGGTCAGTGGGCAGGCCTCTCGGCACACACCACGCCGCCGGGCGAGGCGGCTGATTGGTCGCTATCAGTTCGTAGTCTGGGGGACATAACCGGCGCTTAAATGAGCGTCGTAAGCTAATCAATCAGAATAGCTGTCCGTTTGGAGAGAGCCAAAATAAATAAGCTGGGagttgattatatatatatatatatatatatatatatatatatatatatatatatatatatatatatatatatatatatatatataggggtaATTTCTTTGCAGCTCTGCACGctgaaatatacatatatatgtatctatctatGGGCGTCGTAGGGGCGAATCCGTCGCTTATTTGTCCGTTAATCGAAACGCTTTGGGAATttcttcccccccctcccctcctcccggcGAGCAGCGGCCCCCGACGTCTTACTCGCATGGAATGACAGATATAAATGATGTCACGCtccgaggggggagggaggggggggagagggaaggggggagacagagacagaaagacaagccTAATGTTCCGTCAGTGGAAAGCCTCGGCGCGGGTTTCCACGCGCGCTtgtcattgggggggggggtgttttttggTGTGTTTAGGGACGGCCGCTTCCGGGGAGCGCAGCCCCGCGCGGCAGCGGGTCCAACGTGCGCACGCTAGCGCGCGGGCCGTGGGTAGGCGAGGCTGCCGCGCGCTAAGTAGTGCCGTGGGAGAGAGTTGTCAGTGTGTAGTTACCGTACAGGAGGATTATCCGGCCCTgctccctccctgctccctcgGTAGGAGTCGAGGCATCTCTGGATTTGCTCCAGAACTAGGTCACGACTCAGCGTCCTCGCGAACGCATTGAAAAATAATACAACAaccccacaacaacaacaacaacaacgttatAAACGAAGAGAattactcttcttttttttgcttcacccttcctcctcttcctccctccctcctcctcctcctccccctcgctCGCTGGCTCTCTGGCTGGCTGTGTGTAATCTGCGGGCAGCTAGCAGCCTTGTTCGTGTTTCATTCGGCCTTGAacatccaccaccaccaccgtttCCACTCAGACCTGCCAGCCGAGGGAcgctgtctgggtgtgtgtggtgtgcgtgtgtgtgtgtgtgtgtgtgtgtgtgtgtgtgtgtgtgtgtgtggggagtcgGGCCTTTCCAGCCGTGCTAGCCCTGTAGCACGATAGCCTTATTTACCTTCCCTCGTACCCCGGTGCAGGATGGGCTACCAGCAGAGCTGTCTGCAGGCTGAAGGACAAGCTCGTGCAGCCGCCCCCCGggctggttgttgttgttgttgttgttattgttgttgttggggaAACTTCACCAATCTCCCTGACGGCGCGTCCACGTTTTAGCCAACGACGCGGCGGCGCTGCAGGGCATGAGGGCTGGCGATGGCACCTCCGTGGCAGCCTATGgctcctctctccccccttgtTGTTGGAGCGAAATCTCAGCGCACGAAAGGTCACCCACCCCCCCAGaccgcgcgtgcgcgtgcgcgcgtgcgcgagcTCGGTGTGTCAGTGAATATGGTCAGTCGTTTAGCTCGCTTTCAGGAGCCTTCCCCCCACGAGGAAGACgtgtattagtattattattagtattattagtattattattgttattagtattgttattattattattactgttattattattattattattattattattattattgttatttaacAAATGAAGGCAGCGTGCTGCCCCAGCCGGCCCAACTTCAGCCTGGCGCCTCCCGGTAGCGTCCCTCCGCTCCGGAGACGTCACCCAAGAGCTGCAGGTTAACCCCCCCGGGGGGTGGGCCGTTATAACCGGACGGGCACAGGATATGAATTAACACGTATCTACCCACGAGCTGTAACGACGCCGGGGGGGCCCTATGTCGTGTCACGTGAAGGCGGCTGCGAGGGCTGCTGCAACCTttctaaaaaataataataataataaaaataaaaacccccGTCTTGTTAAGACCCGCACCACACTCAGCCCTCCGTCAGCTGCCCGGTctccgcgcgcgcgcgcaaagCCACGCACCACGCCACAGCCCGTGTCGCCCAAACGCGTCGTAAATGATTTCAGCGTGCACGTTATTAACGTTCATTTgcttctcctccccccctcccctcctcctcctcctccctcccccccccttacAGATGCTTGTGGGCTGTCAGACGTGGCCCACGTGGAAAGTTTGCAGGAGAAGTCCCAGTGCGCCCTGGAGGAGTACGTACGGAGCCAGTATCCCAACCAGCCCACCCGCTTTGGGAAGCTGCTCCTGCGCTTGCCCTCCCTGCGCACGGTCTCCTCCTCGGTCATAGAACAGTTATTTTTCGTCCGCTTGGTAGGTAAAACCCCCATTGAAACTCTCATCAGGGATATGTTGCTGTCGGGGAGCAGTTTTAACTGGCCTTACATGTCCATTCAGTAAAGCCAAGGAGGAAGGGACAAAACAGGAGGCCGAGACCACAATGCTCCGGCCctcttttgtgggggggggggggaggaggggggggacggCTGTTACACGAGCTCGCGCTTTCACCGAGAAAGAGACACTgacgtaaaacacacacacacacacacacacacacacatacacacacacacacacacacacacacacacacacacatacacagacacacacacacatacacagacacagacacacacacacacaaaaaaagaaaagactcgAGTTTCCCCCAAATTTGAGAGTCCGGTGAACTTTTGAGGACGCGGATACGAGCTCCGTCCCCTTCCCCTCCCACCcccggggggaggggaggagggggtgtCGTGGAGAGCGTCCCGCTTCGATCCAtgttggttgtttttttgtttttttctgtttttgttttttgtttttgtttttttaaagaaagaagaaaaaggacaacaacaaaaaaaataatacaaataaGGAGAAAACAAAAAAGGGATTTGGGCAATCCTCCAGGACAATTGAA
The window above is part of the Lampris incognitus isolate fLamInc1 chromosome 6, fLamInc1.hap2, whole genome shotgun sequence genome. Proteins encoded here:
- the nr2f2 gene encoding COUP transcription factor 2 isoform X2, yielding MAMVVWRGSQDDVADTQGALSSQTQGGLSLPTPQPGQLNLTASQVAPPTPQTPVQGPPNNTQSTPTSQTTQQSEKQPQHIECVVCGDKSSGKHYGQFTCEGCKSFFKRSVRRNLTYTCRANRNCPIDQHHRNQCQYCRLKKCLKVGMRREAVQRGRMPPTQPHHGQFALTNGDPLHCHSYLSGYISLLLRAEPYPTSRYGSQCMQPNNIMGIENICELAARMLFSAVEWARNIPFFPDLQITDQVALLRLTWSELFVLNAAQCSMPLHVAPLLAAAGLHASPMSADRVVAFMDHIRIFQEQVEKLKALHVDSAEYSCLKAIVLFTTDACGLSDVAHVESLQEKSQCALEEYVRSQYPNQPTRFGKLLLRLPSLRTVSSSVIEQLFFVRLIDDAQL
- the nr2f2 gene encoding COUP transcription factor 2 isoform X1, which encodes MAMVVWRGSQDDVADTQGALSSQTQGGLSLPTPQPGQLNLTASQVAPPTPQTPVQGPPNNTQSTPTSQTTQQSEKQPQHIECVVCGDKSSGKHYGQFTCEGCKSFFKRSVRRNLTYTCRANRNCPIDQHHRNQCQYCRLKKCLKVGMRREAVQRGRMPPTQPHHGQFALTNGDPLHCHSYLSGYISLLLRAEPYPTSRYGSQCMQPNNIMGIENICELAARMLFSAVEWARNIPFFPDLQITDQVALLRLTWSELFVLNAAQCSMPLHVAPLLAAAGLHASPMSADRVVAFMDHIRIFQEQVEKLKALHVDSAEYSCLKAIVLFTTDACGLSDVAHVESLQEKSQCALEEYVRSQYPNQPTRFGKLLLRLPSLRTVSSSVIEQLFFVRLVGKTPIETLIRDMLLSGSSFNWPYMSIQ